AAGTCATCGTGTCGCGCCCGACGGCGCTGGAAGACGAGAGTTTGTCGAACGTTTACTGGTGCCTCGGCCAAGCCCAACTGGCGCTCGGAGACCAGACGCAATCCCTCGAGTCATTCAAGCAGGCCGTCGCCTTGGACGACGTGTGGCTCGGAGAACATGCCTACCCAATGAAAGGTCGCACCTTCATCAGCAAGAGCGTCGAAAGCGAAACGACGCGCGACGCAGGCGCTCATTTCCTACGCGGCTGCGTTTGGGGCAATCTCGGAGACTTCGACAAGAGCCTAGAGGATCTCGACAAGGCTCTGGAGATCGATCCCCAGTTTGTTGTGGCTAGGTTTCAACGCGCCACTGTATATCACCACCAGAATGACCTCGATCGTTGTCTTGCCGAATTGGATCAGGTGCTGCAAATCAATCCGGATTTTCATTACGCTCGCGTGACCCGCGGCACGATCTGGATGGAGAAAAAGGATCTGACGAAAGCGCTCGCAGATTTGGACGAAGACGTCCGCCGCCGGCCTGACAGCCCCGAAGCCCTGCTATTTCGGGCGCAGGCGTATAACATGAACGTGGACGTGGACAAGGCGTTGGCTGATCTCAATGAGGCTATTCGGCTCGACGAAAATTTTGACTCCGTCTGGCTGCTCCGGGGGATGGTGCAAAGTGTTCGAGGCGACATCGCGGGCGCAATGAAGGATTTCGAACATGCGTTGACGCTCAGTCCGGACGCCGGCGCTGTCTACTACGCCCGCGCGTTGGTTCAGGTCAGGTTGCGTAACTTTTCTCAGGCGCTGGCTGACCTGGAGCATCACTTAGGAGATGCAGTCGAAGAGCCCTGGGGGTTGGCATTCAAAGGTAAAGCACTGGTGGGACTTGGCGACTATGACGCGGCAGCGAGCGCCGCCGAAGCCGCGATTAAGCTAGATCCAAGCGTCCAATTGGGTTACGAGGTTCGCGGCGACGTTCACAGAGCCCGTGCGGAGTATGCCGCGGCGTTAACAGAGTACGACCGGGCGGTAGAAGTCCTACCGGACGCCCATCAGTCCTATCTAGCGCGGGCCACATTGCTCAGCGAATGCGAGGACGCAATGGTCCGTAACATCGAACGCGCCGTTCAGGATGCGACGCGAGCTTGCGAACTGACGGATTGGAAGGATCACGAGTGCCTGTCCTCGCTCGCAGCCTGCCACGCCGAAGCCGGCGATTTCGCCAAGGCCGTCGAGTGGGAAACCAAGGCCCTGGAAATTGCTCGCGGCGACTGGAAAAAGCAGCACGAGCGGAATCTCGAAACGTTCAGATTGAACAAGACGCTGAGGCAAGCGGAGCGGGAACGCCAGACGACTGAATCGCCAACTCCATAGTCGATCTGGATGGCCCGTCTAAACCCCAAACTGCCGCAGCACCAGATCGCAGACGTCGACGTCCGCCAAGGTATGGCTTGGCAGTACGCCGCGCTGCGATGAGAGGAGCACGGTGCGTTGCCGCGCATCGTGCGGCGGCGCGCCGTGCGAACCGCGGACCAGGGTTGCATCGAGCGGAATGCCGCGCGCCACGGGGTCGAAGAATAGTTCCACCGGGTCGTAACCTGGTTTGCGGTGGATGTCGACGGTTCGTGCGAACGCGGGCGCTTGGGCGTCGTCGAGCCACCAGTAGTACGCTTGCCAACTATCTGCGCGCGAGATCAGCACCACGTCGCCCGAGCGTTCGTTGACGAGATCATACTTGCTGAGTTCGGCGCCGGTGAGCACTTCCTCAATGCCGTCGTGTCCGCGGAAGAGATCGACGACCCGATTGATCACCGTCTGATCGCGATCGCGCACGAAGATGTGCGAGAACTGATGATCCACGAGTGCGAACGCGGGGCTCGTCACGGGATCCAGGTGTTCGCCGTCGGCCAGCGCGCGGATTTCAAGTAACCCGGCCTGGCGCAAAATGCGATTCGGATACGTGACGTGGCTGACCGGCACGATCGGATACTCGCCGGCGATCAACCATAGCGGTTCTTCGTTGCCGAACGCGGCGCGCTGGCCGTCGATCAACCTGCCCAGCGTTTCATCCAATTCCGCGAGCGCCGTCGTGGCCTGTGGGCTATCCGGCCCAAACTTCTGCGCCGCGTAATCGAGATGCGGCAAGTAGATGTATTGAAATCGCGGATGATACGCCTGCGCAGCCAGCACGGCGGAATCCACGATCCAGGCCGTCGAGCGAATATTCGCGATCGGTCCCCAGAAATGCTGCAATGGAAAATGCCCGAGTGCGTCGCGCAGCGTGCCGTACAGTTCGGTCGGCTTTGTGAAACACCACAGCGATTCCGAACCGTCTGGATTGTGGACCGGCGCGGGCGTGCAAACGGATTCCGCGCCACATCCTTTGCTGTGCAACGGAAAACAGACGGCCGACGTCAGTGAGTTGTCGTGTTCGCGGAGGATGTCCCAGATCTGTGGTCGCTGGATGCAATCGTTCCAGGCGGTCCACATCTCGACTTCGCCCTTGTCGCGCCAGAAGAAACCATTGGCCACGACGCCATGCTCCGACGGCGGATATCCGGTCGTCATATTGGCCTGCACGGGACAGGTCACGCAAGGAAAGCCGGGCACGAGCGCAGCTTGATCGCCGGCGGAAGTCAATTGCCGGAGTCGCGGCATATGCGCGAGGTCGCCGCCGCGCAATCCGGGCGCCGAAAGCAGGATCACGCGGTCGTTCATTTGAATTCTACTGGCAGATTGTTTGACTTGGGGTGCCACTGACGGCTTGTCCGCCAGTGCGGAGTCGACGTTACAAGCAGGCCCAACTTCGGCACTGGCGGACGAGCCGCCAGTGGCACCCGACGTTTGGTTCTGATGGATTATGTCGTCAGATTACGATGATCAGGCCGTTTCGCTGATGGGATCGGAGCTCGCTGCGAGCGTATCGCGGGACCTGCGTTGCAGCGACTGGAGTTGCTCCATCACCTGGTCCAGTTGCGCCTGTATCAACCCGAGCTCGTCGCCCACGGTTATTTGCCCGAGTTTCTTACGATGCCGCTCGCGCTGTTCGGCCTGGAACTCGTCCTGGGCCTCTTCCATGCCGTTGACGATCACGCCGACGAACAGGTTCAAGATGATCATCGTGCCAAGCATGATGAACGAGACGAAATACAGCGGGCTGATTAACGGCCGCGCGATCGACGTGCGCTCCGCGTCGACCAGGGCCTTCATTTCGTCGTTGTAGCCATAGTGGTCCGAGCCGTACATCTGGGTGTACATCGTGTTCACCCAGCCTTCGAGCGTGACGACCTCGAACAGCGTCAGCATTGAGGCCGGCAGATTGCGAAAATGGACAGGGTCGTTCTCGCGGAACAGAAACGTGCCCATCACCGCGTACGAATAGAAGTGCAACATCAACAAACTGCCGACATAAACCAGCGACGGCAGGCTTTTCAACAGCGCCGCGACGAGCATTTGCAATTTCGGCACCGCGCTGACGAGTCGCAGCACGCGCAAGATGCGAGCCAGCCGGAACACCGAGGCGTAGCCGGCGTGCAACGGCAGGAAGCAGATCACGATCACGATGAAATCGAAGATGTTCCACGGATCGTAGAAGTACTCCCAAGGGCGGGGCCAGCGCGCGATGATTTTGATCGCCGCTTCCGCCACGAACAGCCAGAGGACGATTTGCTGCAGCAGGTCGACGAGCCGGCCGTAAGGGCTGTCCGGCTTGAAGTCCGGCAATGTCTCCAATCCGACGAGGACGCCCGCCAGGATGATGATGCCGAGCACGAAGTACGAAAACCCGCGGGATACGGCCAGCTTGCGCAGGAAAGGGAGCATGTACGAACCGATTCGGGAGGGAAGGTCGATGACAACAACGCCGGGCGCGGGCGCACCGATCTGGACGGCCCCTCAGAAAAAACACATTCAGACCCTGAATGCAAGGGGTCGACGGCCCTTCGAGGGCGGGGGAGCGGCGAGAACGCATCAGCGCTGGTCGTGCGACGACTCAGCGAACCGGACTAGCGAACCGACGGTGCGGCGCTTGGATGCAGGAAAGTCCGCAAAAATCCGGGCAGTGCGGCGAAGTGGAGATGTAAGCGACTGCCGATGGCCTGGTAGGCGGTGAACATGTCTTGCTCGTGCCCTAGCTCGCCCAGGAGCGAAACTTGCGGACGTTGGGGGACAAACTCCCAGCACTCATTGCGATAGCCGCGCAATGTTGTGCCCGGCGAACCGAGCCACGAAGTGCGGGTCATCGTCACTTCGACCGGTCGCGGCGGGCGCGGCGCGGCGTTGCAGCGCGCCACGGCCGGGAAGATGCCGACCATCGGGTAGTCATGATCGGCGTCGACTTGAATGGATTGGCAAAGGTAGGCGAAGCCGCCCCCTTCGGCATAGACACGTCCGCCGCGCCGGGCGAAGCTGCGGAGCGCCTGCATCATGCATTGATTCGCGACCAGGCGTTCGGCGAAGCGCTCCGGATGCCCGCAGCCGAAGTAGACGACGTCGACGTCATCCGGCAACGCGTCGTCTTTCAGCGGCGAGAAATCAATCACTTTTGCGCCCAGCGATTCCAGCGCGTCGATCGAATCAGGGAAATAACAATTGAAGGCCTCATCGTAGGCCATGGCGATGCGGATCGGCGCCCGTTGCGAATCATGCTCCAACGGCGGCAGTTCGCACCAGGGGTAATCGCGCCGGCACGCCAAGGTCAACAATCGATTGACATCCGTGCGGAGCGCGAATTCCTGCGCAAGTTCGCCCGGGGCGAAGGCTGCGGACAGCGCGCCGCGCGAGGCGCTCAACTTCGCCCGCGTTTCCGAGGCGGCAGGCATGCCGCCGATGACGGGAATGCCATGCAGCGCTTCAAGATTCGTCTGCCAGGTGAAGAAATCGCGATCGTCTTTGAATTGATCCAGCAAGACCGCGTCGTATTGGCCGCGACGCAACACTCCATGACAACAGTCGCCGAGCGAGACATCGAACACCGCGACGCGCGGCAGATCGAGCCAATCGCAGAGCGTGTCCAAACGTCCGCCCGCGGACTCGGGACGACAGCCGCCGCAGTCGTCGGTAATCGCGGCCTCGGCGTCTTTCTCGGCCGCGGTATAGGCCGTGGGAAATCGCCCTTCCACGAGCGCGAAGCCGGCTTCTTGCACGCCGTTCCAGAACGTCGCGCGGGAGCGGTCGCGGTCCATCAACCAACTATCCAAGTGGCGAGAACCGGAGCCTTGCGTGCCGAGCGCGCCTTTACGCGAACAAAAACACGCCCGCGAAAGAAAATGTTGAACCTCGATCTC
This DNA window, taken from Planctomycetia bacterium, encodes the following:
- a CDS encoding alkaline phosphatase family protein — encoded protein: MNDRVILLSAPGLRGGDLAHMPRLRQLTSAGDQAALVPGFPCVTCPVQANMTTGYPPSEHGVVANGFFWRDKGEVEMWTAWNDCIQRPQIWDILREHDNSLTSAVCFPLHSKGCGAESVCTPAPVHNPDGSESLWCFTKPTELYGTLRDALGHFPLQHFWGPIANIRSTAWIVDSAVLAAQAYHPRFQYIYLPHLDYAAQKFGPDSPQATTALAELDETLGRLIDGQRAAFGNEEPLWLIAGEYPIVPVSHVTYPNRILRQAGLLEIRALADGEHLDPVTSPAFALVDHQFSHIFVRDRDQTVINRVVDLFRGHDGIEEVLTGAELSKYDLVNERSGDVVLISRADSWQAYYWWLDDAQAPAFARTVDIHRKPGYDPVELFFDPVARGIPLDATLVRGSHGAPPHDARQRTVLLSSQRGVLPSHTLADVDVCDLVLRQFGV
- a CDS encoding ion transporter, which translates into the protein MLPFLRKLAVSRGFSYFVLGIIILAGVLVGLETLPDFKPDSPYGRLVDLLQQIVLWLFVAEAAIKIIARWPRPWEYFYDPWNIFDFIVIVICFLPLHAGYASVFRLARILRVLRLVSAVPKLQMLVAALLKSLPSLVYVGSLLMLHFYSYAVMGTFLFRENDPVHFRNLPASMLTLFEVVTLEGWVNTMYTQMYGSDHYGYNDEMKALVDAERTSIARPLISPLYFVSFIMLGTMIILNLFVGVIVNGMEEAQDEFQAEQRERHRKKLGQITVGDELGLIQAQLDQVMEQLQSLQRRSRDTLAASSDPISETA